From Salinirubellus salinus, the proteins below share one genomic window:
- a CDS encoding ABC transporter ATP-binding protein yields the protein MAMLELDGLTVSYGDLTAVDGVSLRVAEGELCCLLGPSGSGKSTVLRAISGFETPTGGRVLLDGVDVTDLPPNERDTSMVFQDWALFPQQSVQENVEFGLRVAGVDAAEREARARETLELVEMDGYEDSRPGQLSGGQKQRVALARSLVVDPDLLLLDEPLSSLDRRLRETMQLELKRIHDRVGTTMLYVTHDQDEAFTLGDRLGVMDGGELVQVDTPETVYDDPTDRFVESFLGTTNFVECTVTDGRAPTLSTPFGVAFDAPVDGSGLEPDDAVTVSLRPERLAFAPAAEAEREMTPQTAGDGGESAVSVVATVEETVYRGADLRVRLSAGDADLFVEPSVASAPNVEPGDRLAVRFTPSDALYFDASGARCR from the coding sequence ATGGCGATGCTCGAACTCGACGGGCTCACCGTCTCCTACGGTGACCTGACGGCCGTCGACGGCGTCTCGCTGCGGGTCGCGGAGGGGGAACTCTGCTGCCTGCTCGGCCCCAGCGGTTCCGGGAAGTCGACGGTCCTCCGCGCGATATCGGGGTTCGAGACCCCCACGGGGGGTCGCGTGCTACTCGACGGTGTCGACGTCACCGACCTGCCACCGAACGAGCGCGACACCTCGATGGTGTTCCAGGACTGGGCGCTGTTCCCGCAGCAGAGCGTGCAGGAGAACGTCGAGTTCGGGCTCCGGGTGGCCGGTGTCGACGCCGCGGAGCGCGAGGCTCGCGCGCGGGAGACGCTCGAACTGGTCGAGATGGACGGCTACGAGGACTCGCGACCGGGGCAGTTGAGCGGTGGGCAGAAACAGCGCGTCGCGCTGGCCCGCTCGCTCGTGGTCGACCCGGACCTCCTCCTGCTGGACGAACCGCTGTCGAGTCTCGACCGTCGCCTCCGCGAGACGATGCAACTCGAACTCAAACGCATCCACGACCGCGTCGGGACGACGATGCTCTACGTGACGCACGACCAGGACGAGGCGTTCACGCTCGGCGACCGACTCGGCGTGATGGACGGCGGCGAACTGGTCCAGGTCGACACACCCGAGACGGTCTACGACGACCCGACCGACCGCTTCGTCGAGTCCTTCCTCGGGACGACCAACTTCGTCGAGTGTACCGTCACCGACGGGCGGGCGCCCACGCTGTCGACCCCGTTCGGTGTCGCGTTCGACGCCCCGGTCGACGGATCGGGACTCGAGCCCGACGACGCGGTGACGGTCTCGTTGCGCCCCGAACGCCTCGCGTTCGCCCCCGCCGCCGAGGCCGAACGCGAGATGACGCCCCAGACTGCCGGCGACGGCGGTGAGTCGGCCGTCTCGGTCGTCGCCACCGTCGAGGAGACCGTTTACCGCGGTGCCGACCTGCGGGTCAGGCTGTCGGCGGGCGACGCGGACCTGTTCGTCGAGCCGTCGGTCGCCTCGGCGCCGAACGTCGAGCCCGGCGACCGACTGGCGGTCCGGTTCACGCCGAGCGACGCGCTCTACTTCGACGCGTCGGGGGCCCGATGTCGCTGA
- a CDS encoding extracellular solute-binding protein, giving the protein MTDRDAARSRTVSRRGLLAAGGAATTAALSGCSSVFGSAGGETLRVSVWSGTNETVFRERIKPLYEDRTGNTLEVTGNWQGILSKIRQSPADDPPFDVTVGVGRTNYRGQQDDLWVPVAYDDLSNAGGIKSNLRQYQMAEVGVPVAYGAHAYVYNEDTVSWTPESWADLQSSEAEAVALPSDFWLKLFMMAALLQDEEPLAGEVYDRQYMDALFDVVERLPVSTFYQGTQQLWTALSEGLADVGHYFFAYGLRKARDTDEYPIGVTVPEPTTGYVDYYQLVRGTSREAMATEFVDFLLDPAVQTTYAEAFNLGFSHEETSYPDVTAENLPTTNEELQDVAFQNFAGVAEFSSEMNERFRAFVQDN; this is encoded by the coding sequence ATGACAGACCGAGACGCGGCGCGGTCTCGTACGGTCAGTCGACGCGGTCTCCTCGCCGCCGGTGGGGCGGCGACGACGGCGGCACTGAGTGGCTGTTCGAGCGTGTTCGGCTCCGCGGGCGGGGAGACGCTCCGGGTCTCCGTCTGGAGCGGGACGAACGAGACGGTGTTCCGCGAACGGATCAAGCCCCTGTACGAGGACCGGACGGGCAACACACTCGAGGTCACCGGCAACTGGCAGGGCATCCTCTCGAAGATCCGCCAGTCACCGGCCGACGACCCGCCGTTCGACGTGACCGTCGGCGTCGGCCGGACCAACTACCGCGGCCAGCAGGACGACCTCTGGGTCCCGGTCGCGTACGACGACCTCTCCAACGCGGGCGGTATCAAGTCCAACCTCCGCCAGTACCAGATGGCCGAGGTCGGCGTCCCGGTCGCCTACGGCGCGCACGCCTACGTCTACAACGAGGATACCGTCTCGTGGACGCCCGAGTCGTGGGCAGACCTCCAGTCCTCCGAGGCGGAGGCCGTCGCGCTGCCGAGTGACTTCTGGCTCAAACTGTTCATGATGGCCGCGTTACTGCAGGACGAGGAACCGCTGGCCGGCGAGGTCTACGACCGGCAGTACATGGACGCGCTGTTCGACGTGGTAGAGCGCCTCCCGGTCTCCACCTTCTACCAGGGTACCCAGCAGCTCTGGACCGCGCTCTCCGAGGGGCTGGCGGACGTGGGGCACTACTTCTTCGCCTACGGACTGCGGAAGGCCCGCGATACCGACGAGTACCCCATCGGCGTCACGGTGCCGGAGCCGACCACGGGCTACGTCGACTACTACCAGCTCGTCCGCGGCACCTCACGGGAGGCGATGGCGACGGAGTTCGTCGACTTCCTGCTCGACCCGGCGGTCCAGACGACCTACGCGGAAGCGTTCAATCTCGGCTTCTCGCACGAGGAGACCAGCTACCCCGACGTGACCGCCGAGAACCTGCCGACGACGAACGAGGAACTGCAGGACGTGGCGTTCCAGAACTTCGCCGGTGTGGCCGAGTTCTCCAGCGAGATGAACGAACGATTCCGGGCGTTCGTCCAGGACAACTGA
- a CDS encoding metal-dependent hydrolase, which produces MYLAGHIGVALLLFAPLAYVLCRTGHPGRALGGTVTMLLLAALPDIDLYLPLAHRGPTHTVWAALCLGAVLWLVWRLSSRRPGHDAARFASLLGVLSVLGHLLGDVLTPMGIRPFAPLVATEYTLALVAARHPGANLVLLAAGVLAVLPSLRRAWALSVRPDPDAAGG; this is translated from the coding sequence ATGTATCTGGCGGGACACATCGGCGTCGCCCTGCTCCTGTTCGCTCCCCTCGCGTACGTGCTGTGCCGGACCGGCCACCCCGGCCGTGCCCTCGGCGGGACGGTGACGATGCTCCTCCTCGCCGCACTCCCCGATATCGACCTGTACCTCCCGCTCGCACACCGGGGTCCGACCCACACCGTGTGGGCCGCGCTCTGTCTCGGTGCCGTGCTCTGGCTGGTGTGGCGGCTCTCCAGCCGACGCCCCGGGCACGACGCTGCCCGGTTCGCCTCACTGCTGGGCGTCCTGAGCGTCCTCGGTCACCTGCTCGGCGACGTCCTCACGCCCATGGGGATCCGCCCGTTCGCGCCGCTGGTCGCCACCGAGTACACGCTGGCGCTCGTGGCCGCCCGACACCCGGGCGCGAACCTCGTACTCCTCGCCGCGGGGGTGCTCGCGGTGCTCCCCTCGCTCCGCCGGGCGTGGGCGCTGTCGGTGCGCCCCGACCCCGACGCTGCCGGCGGCTAG
- a CDS encoding cytochrome P450, translated as MAYPYPDGTPGEPSLRGVLELVPDLVSSDPTAVAVKLRDRHGYVVRIPGLHPALDAGVYLVTHPDDVQRILQTAPNDFGPLDVPGAHDFGKVVENSIVSLSAEDGSDAWTQRTRMLHPEFTERAMYRHVPAMVEETLASLAAFTNPAAESVGSAGSRVHTPDGAVSLLPAMRRLSLRLLGVSLFGADVRAHEAQVIDAVDTLRAAFKRRQVNVVTGRLTRHLPEELHLPAFLGDRVGDPHIRLGTRTEREVYDALDALVGAADAIAGRRESTPRAFDDGLATWLVRPDPVTGDVLSPDTVRQEILGLLIAGHATTSAALTWAFYLLASRPAVQERIHAEARGTDLLASLERVREEAAAGDADVDPRSDTEAGAAFLDALPYTRQVWQETLRLYPALPIFGRTTKREVELGGVELPAGSHLLVSPYVTHRDPAFWPDPERFDPDRFADGEEHTPFAYYPFSGGRHACLGRELATTEALVVLATTLATHRVEFADHDAGMGPHPDSAAYEPAVDVDSAINLQPDGDVAVRFVPRD; from the coding sequence ATGGCATACCCGTACCCGGACGGCACGCCCGGCGAACCATCGCTCCGGGGGGTGCTGGAACTGGTCCCCGACCTGGTGAGCAGTGACCCGACGGCGGTGGCCGTGAAGCTCCGTGACAGACACGGCTACGTGGTCCGCATCCCAGGGCTCCACCCCGCGCTCGACGCTGGCGTCTACCTCGTCACCCACCCCGACGACGTCCAGCGCATCCTCCAGACCGCGCCGAACGATTTCGGCCCGCTGGACGTGCCCGGCGCCCACGACTTCGGGAAGGTGGTGGAGAACAGCATCGTCAGCCTGAGTGCCGAGGACGGCAGTGACGCGTGGACCCAGCGGACCCGGATGCTCCACCCGGAGTTCACCGAGCGGGCGATGTACCGGCACGTCCCCGCGATGGTCGAGGAGACGCTCGCGTCGCTCGCGGCGTTCACGAACCCGGCCGCCGAGTCCGTGGGGTCGGCGGGGAGTCGCGTGCACACGCCGGACGGGGCGGTCTCGCTCCTGCCGGCGATGCGACGGCTCTCGCTCCGACTGCTCGGCGTCTCGCTGTTCGGGGCGGACGTCCGGGCCCACGAGGCGCAGGTCATCGACGCCGTCGACACGCTCCGGGCGGCGTTCAAGCGCCGGCAGGTGAACGTCGTCACCGGCCGTCTCACCCGCCACCTGCCCGAGGAGTTGCACTTGCCGGCGTTCCTCGGCGACCGGGTCGGCGACCCCCACATCCGTCTCGGCACGCGCACCGAGCGTGAGGTGTACGACGCGCTCGACGCCCTCGTCGGCGCGGCCGACGCAATCGCCGGGCGGCGCGAGTCGACGCCGCGCGCGTTCGACGACGGCCTCGCGACGTGGCTCGTCCGGCCCGACCCGGTGACGGGCGACGTCCTCTCACCGGACACCGTCCGACAGGAGATACTCGGCCTGCTCATCGCGGGCCACGCCACCACGAGCGCGGCGCTAACGTGGGCGTTCTACCTGCTCGCGAGTCGGCCGGCCGTCCAGGAGCGGATCCACGCGGAGGCCCGTGGGACCGACCTACTGGCGTCGCTGGAGCGGGTCCGCGAGGAGGCGGCCGCCGGGGACGCCGACGTCGACCCGCGCTCGGACACCGAGGCGGGGGCCGCGTTCCTCGACGCGCTCCCGTACACCCGGCAGGTGTGGCAGGAGACGCTGCGGCTCTACCCCGCGCTCCCCATCTTCGGGCGGACGACGAAGCGCGAGGTGGAGCTGGGTGGCGTCGAACTGCCCGCGGGGTCACACCTCCTCGTCAGCCCGTACGTCACCCACCGCGACCCGGCGTTCTGGCCGGACCCGGAGCGGTTCGACCCGGACCGGTTCGCGGACGGCGAGGAGCACACCCCGTTCGCGTACTACCCGTTCTCGGGCGGGCGACACGCCTGTCTCGGACGCGAACTGGCGACGACCGAGGCGCTGGTGGTGCTGGCGACGACGCTGGCCACACATCGCGTCGAGTTCGCCGACCACGACGCGGGGATGGGTCCCCACCCGGATTCGGCGGCCTACGAACCCGCGGTGGACGTGGACTCGGCCATCAACCTCCAGCCGGACGGGGACGTGGCCGTACGGTTCGTCCCCCGCGACTGA
- a CDS encoding DUF7511 domain-containing protein: MSTTERGADGQSEGLYAEFPRYDITCVVDDADRPNEVTFFPEDDLERMYTQWISIDAAHAVPLEETL, from the coding sequence ATGAGCACGACCGAACGTGGTGCTGATGGGCAGAGTGAGGGGTTGTACGCAGAGTTCCCGCGGTACGATATCACCTGCGTCGTCGACGACGCCGACCGACCGAACGAGGTGACGTTCTTCCCCGAGGACGACCTCGAGCGGATGTACACGCAGTGGATCTCCATCGACGCGGCCCACGCGGTGCCGCTCGAGGAGACACTCTGA
- a CDS encoding deoxyhypusine synthase, producing the protein MTDDAADGDGHGHHDPHREEFHEDPVGHAEVRAGMTVAELVEQYGRAGIGAADLHEAVDVYAEMLDDDVTVFFGLAGAMVPAGMRRIVSDLIRDGHVDALVTTGANLTHDSIEAIGGKHHHGRDEQPGKSMREHDEQLRDEEVDRIYNVYLPQEHFALFESHLREEVFPVVEERAGEGEGEGVDGTVSIAEFVAELGRANAEVNEREGVEEDAGIAAAAYECDVPVHVPAIQDSVLGLQAWLRSQVAPFSLDALADMSALNDLAYDAERSGAMVVGGGVPKNYVLQTMLVTPGAYDFAVQLTMDPPQTGGLSGATLDEARSWGKLRKEARNVSVYGDATVTLPLVVAGALDRLE; encoded by the coding sequence ATGACCGACGACGCCGCGGACGGAGACGGCCACGGACACCACGACCCCCACCGCGAGGAGTTCCACGAGGACCCGGTGGGTCACGCCGAGGTGCGCGCGGGGATGACCGTCGCCGAACTGGTCGAACAGTACGGCCGTGCGGGCATCGGCGCGGCGGACCTCCACGAGGCCGTCGACGTCTACGCCGAGATGCTCGACGACGACGTGACCGTCTTCTTCGGCCTCGCGGGCGCGATGGTCCCCGCCGGGATGCGCCGCATCGTGAGTGACCTCATCCGGGACGGCCACGTCGACGCGCTCGTCACGACGGGCGCGAACCTGACCCACGACAGCATCGAGGCCATCGGCGGGAAACACCACCACGGCCGCGACGAGCAGCCGGGCAAGTCGATGCGCGAACACGACGAACAGCTGCGCGACGAGGAGGTCGACCGCATCTACAACGTCTACCTCCCGCAGGAGCACTTCGCGCTGTTCGAGTCACACCTGCGCGAGGAGGTGTTCCCGGTCGTCGAGGAACGCGCGGGCGAGGGTGAGGGTGAGGGCGTCGACGGCACGGTCTCCATCGCGGAGTTCGTCGCCGAACTCGGGCGTGCGAACGCCGAGGTGAACGAGCGCGAGGGCGTCGAGGAGGACGCGGGCATCGCCGCCGCCGCGTACGAGTGTGACGTCCCGGTCCACGTCCCCGCCATCCAGGACTCCGTGCTGGGGCTGCAGGCGTGGCTCCGCTCGCAGGTCGCCCCGTTCTCGCTGGACGCGCTGGCGGACATGTCCGCGCTGAACGACCTCGCGTACGACGCCGAGCGCTCGGGCGCGATGGTGGTCGGTGGCGGCGTGCCGAAGAACTACGTCCTCCAGACGATGCTCGTGACGCCGGGTGCGTACGACTTCGCGGTCCAGTTGACGATGGACCCACCCCAGACCGGGGGGCTGTCTGGCGCGACGCTGGACGAGGCGCGCTCGTGGGGGAAACTCCGCAAGGAGGCCCGGAACGTCTCGGTGTACGGCGACGCCACCGTGACCCTGCCGCTGGTCGTCGCGGGCGCGCTCGACCGGCTGGAGTGA
- a CDS encoding transcription factor S, with amino-acid sequence MQFCDECGSLMHADGEEMVCSSCGATQRKEADLSERYESTEEQTFDDVIESDPEAADEGKPTAEVRCEKCGTEKAWYTIKQTGSADEPPTRFFKCTECGYRWRGYS; translated from the coding sequence ATGCAGTTCTGTGACGAGTGTGGCTCGCTGATGCACGCCGACGGCGAGGAGATGGTCTGCTCGTCGTGTGGCGCCACCCAGCGCAAGGAGGCGGACCTCTCGGAGCGCTACGAGTCCACCGAGGAACAGACGTTCGACGACGTCATCGAGTCGGACCCGGAGGCGGCCGACGAGGGGAAGCCGACCGCCGAGGTGCGCTGCGAGAAGTGCGGCACTGAGAAGGCGTGGTACACCATCAAGCAGACCGGGAGCGCGGACGAACCGCCGACGCGCTTCTTCAAGTGTACCGAGTGTGGCTACCGCTGGCGCGGGTACAGCTGA
- a CDS encoding RAD55 family ATPase has protein sequence MQRIPFGIRRLDTTVGGGAPAGSVVLLSGEAGAGAREFTYTSTVMNGLIGSDPDLFDLYYGGLEPAAEGPGAVHYVSFTTDERQVRNEMELAMDEELVDSGLSNVTFHDLSPEYFRISPVPREWYTSEAATITGLGANSDRNSVPEALGDRLTEHASGNVVVLDSLTDLIASSGDELTWNDIPVLLKGISRAAYEWGGLILVHVNHETLTDEQHGQLIDAADGTLLFEWESGGSARARTMVVKQFRGVLSRIEEENIVRFETEIGDAGLDISDVRKIR, from the coding sequence ATGCAGCGCATCCCGTTCGGAATCCGTCGGCTCGACACCACCGTCGGCGGGGGCGCGCCGGCCGGGAGTGTCGTCCTGCTGTCGGGCGAGGCCGGTGCCGGCGCCCGCGAGTTCACCTACACCAGCACCGTCATGAACGGACTCATCGGGAGCGATCCCGACCTGTTCGACCTCTACTACGGGGGGCTCGAACCGGCCGCCGAGGGGCCCGGAGCGGTCCACTACGTCTCGTTCACGACCGACGAGCGGCAGGTCCGCAACGAGATGGAACTCGCGATGGACGAGGAACTCGTCGACAGCGGCCTCTCGAACGTGACGTTCCACGACCTCTCGCCGGAGTACTTCCGCATCTCGCCGGTCCCCCGCGAGTGGTACACCTCCGAGGCCGCCACCATCACCGGGCTGGGGGCCAACTCGGACCGGAACTCCGTGCCCGAGGCGCTCGGCGACCGGCTGACCGAACACGCCAGCGGCAACGTCGTGGTCCTCGACTCGCTGACCGACCTCATCGCCTCCAGCGGCGACGAACTGACCTGGAACGACATCCCGGTCCTGCTGAAGGGGATCTCGCGGGCCGCCTACGAGTGGGGTGGCCTCATCCTCGTCCACGTGAACCACGAGACGCTCACCGACGAACAGCACGGGCAGCTCATCGACGCGGCCGACGGGACACTCCTCTTCGAGTGGGAGTCCGGCGGCTCCGCACGGGCACGGACGATGGTCGTCAAGCAGTTCCGCGGGGTCCTCTCGCGCATCGAGGAGGAGAACATCGTCCGGTTCGAGACGGAGATCGGGGACGCGGGCCTCGACATCAGCGACGTGCGCAAGATACGCTGA